In a single window of the Bradyrhizobium sp. ORS 285 genome:
- the hemW gene encoding radical SAM family heme chaperone HemW produces the protein MSSADSKAFGVYVHWPFCLSKCPYCDFNSHVRHAAIDQDRFARAFAQEIATTAARTGPRTVSSIFLGGGTPSLMQPQTVGAILDAIGKHWHVAADVEVSLEANPTSVEATRFAGYRAAGVNRVSLGVQAMDDASLKMLGRLHTAEEAMKAVAIARGAFDRYSFDLIYARPDQTPAMWTAELSRAIGEAAEHLSLYQLTIEEGTPFFGLHAAGKLKTPDEGLARTLYDVTQEVCARHGLPAYEISNHARPGAECRHNLVYWRGQEYAGIGPGAHGRLDIDGVRHATATDKRPEAWVMRVESNGHGVMTDDLLNSEERADEFLLMGLRLREGIDPKRYAAISGRTLDPRRIALLREEGAIAVEPDGRLRVTQDGFPVLDAVVADLAA, from the coding sequence TTGAGCAGCGCTGACAGCAAAGCGTTCGGCGTCTATGTGCACTGGCCGTTCTGCCTGTCGAAATGTCCGTATTGCGACTTCAACAGCCACGTCCGCCACGCTGCCATCGACCAGGACCGCTTTGCTCGCGCCTTCGCGCAGGAGATCGCCACCACCGCCGCGCGGACAGGGCCACGCACCGTCAGCTCGATCTTTCTTGGCGGCGGCACGCCGTCGCTGATGCAGCCGCAGACCGTCGGCGCCATTCTCGATGCGATCGGCAAGCACTGGCACGTCGCAGCTGATGTCGAGGTGTCGCTGGAAGCCAATCCGACCAGCGTCGAGGCCACCCGCTTTGCCGGCTACCGCGCGGCGGGCGTCAATCGCGTCTCGCTTGGCGTCCAGGCGATGGACGATGCGTCGCTAAAGATGCTCGGACGGCTGCACACCGCCGAAGAAGCGATGAAGGCGGTGGCGATCGCGCGCGGCGCGTTCGACCGCTATTCGTTCGACCTGATCTATGCGCGGCCCGACCAGACGCCGGCCATGTGGACCGCGGAGTTGTCGCGCGCGATCGGCGAGGCGGCGGAGCATCTGTCGCTGTATCAGCTGACGATCGAAGAGGGCACGCCGTTCTTCGGCCTGCACGCCGCCGGCAAGCTGAAGACGCCGGACGAGGGTCTCGCGCGGACGCTGTATGACGTCACGCAGGAGGTCTGCGCCCGTCATGGATTGCCGGCCTACGAGATCTCCAACCACGCGCGTCCCGGCGCGGAGTGCCGGCACAACCTCGTCTATTGGCGCGGTCAGGAATATGCCGGCATCGGCCCTGGCGCGCATGGCCGGCTCGACATCGACGGCGTCAGACACGCCACCGCGACCGACAAGCGGCCCGAAGCCTGGGTGATGCGCGTCGAGTCCAACGGTCACGGCGTGATGACCGACGATCTGCTCAACAGCGAGGAGCGCGCCGACGAATTCCTGCTGATGGGGCTGCGTCTCCGCGAGGGTATCGATCCCAAGCGCTACGCCGCGATCTCCGGTCGAACGCTCGATCCGCGCCGCATCGCGCTGCTGCGCGAGGAGGGCGCCATCGCCGTGGAGCCGGATGGCCGGCTGCGCGTCACCCAGGACGGCTTTCCCGTGCTCGACGCCGTCGTCGCCGATCTCGCCGCCTGA
- a CDS encoding penicillin-binding protein activator, whose protein sequence is MVGPRHPSSHAPGPHGVARRTALGLILGAPLLSACSNVQQGFNPFETPTGPSGPPQQPAVAGNGQVKVGLILPLSASGNAGVAAQSMKNAAEMALAEFQNPNIQLLIKDDAGSPQGAQQGAQQACDEGAEILLGPLFAGSVPPTAQVARTRNISVIAFSTDSSVAGRGVYLLSFLPESDATRIVDYSAGVGKRSFAALLPDNAYGTVVEGAFKTAVSRRGGRIVAFEKYAGDRTMAVRAVAQALSGADALLLADDGESVVATADALTAAGANLRAVQLLGTGLWDNPRVYNSASLQGGLYAAPDPSGFRAFAGRYRTRFGGDPVRTATLAYDAVALVAALARTQGAQRFAPDVLTNASGFAGIDGLFRFRSDGTNERGLAVMRVGSGGGQAVAGAPKSFSAT, encoded by the coding sequence ATGGTGGGCCCGCGTCATCCCAGTTCTCACGCTCCGGGACCCCATGGGGTTGCCCGGCGAACCGCGCTTGGCCTGATCCTCGGCGCACCGCTGCTGTCGGCCTGCTCCAATGTGCAGCAGGGCTTCAATCCGTTCGAGACGCCGACCGGTCCGTCCGGACCGCCGCAGCAGCCGGCTGTCGCAGGGAACGGTCAGGTCAAGGTCGGACTGATTCTGCCGCTGTCGGCCTCCGGCAATGCCGGCGTGGCCGCGCAATCGATGAAGAACGCCGCCGAGATGGCGCTCGCCGAGTTTCAGAACCCCAACATCCAGCTGCTGATCAAGGACGACGCCGGCAGTCCGCAGGGCGCGCAGCAAGGGGCACAACAGGCCTGCGACGAAGGCGCGGAGATCCTGCTCGGGCCGCTGTTCGCAGGCTCGGTGCCGCCGACCGCCCAGGTCGCGCGCACGCGCAACATCTCGGTGATCGCGTTCTCGACCGATTCGAGCGTGGCCGGTCGCGGCGTGTATCTGTTGAGCTTCCTGCCGGAGTCCGATGCGACGCGCATCGTCGACTACTCGGCCGGCGTCGGCAAACGCTCCTTTGCGGCGCTGCTGCCCGACAATGCCTATGGCACCGTGGTCGAAGGTGCGTTCAAGACCGCGGTCAGCCGACGCGGCGGGCGCATCGTGGCGTTCGAGAAATATGCCGGCGACCGCACCATGGCGGTGCGGGCGGTGGCGCAGGCGCTGAGCGGCGCCGATGCGCTGCTGCTGGCCGATGACGGCGAATCCGTCGTGGCGACAGCGGACGCGTTGACCGCGGCCGGCGCGAACCTGCGTGCCGTCCAGCTGCTCGGCACCGGTCTGTGGGACAATCCGCGCGTCTACAACAGTGCCAGTCTGCAGGGTGGTCTCTACGCGGCGCCCGATCCCTCAGGCTTCCGCGCCTTCGCCGGCCGTTATCGCACCCGCTTCGGCGGCGATCCCGTGCGCACGGCGACCTTGGCCTATGACGCGGTGGCGCTGGTCGCAGCGCTCGCCCGCACGCAAGGCGCCCAGCGCTTTGCGCCTGACGTGCTCACCAACGCCTCCGGCTTTGCCGGCATCGACGGCCTGTTCCGTTTCCGCAGCGACGGCACCAATGAGCGCGGGCTTGCAGTGATGCGCGTCGGCTCGGGCGGCGGCCAGGCCGTGGCCGGTGCGCCGAAGAGCTTTAGCGCGACCTGA